The following coding sequences lie in one Fusarium poae strain DAOMC 252244 chromosome 1, whole genome shotgun sequence genomic window:
- a CDS encoding hypothetical protein (TransMembrane:2 (i53-75o364-389i)~BUSCO:30560at5125), with the protein MADEQPRGIDHTDSIDSNDGPKQPDKKKSRRPANTAFRQQRLKAWQPILTPKTVLPLFFAIGIIFAPIGGLLLYASSQVQEIRLDYTNCIVDAPIRSRGGSNFTAMPGSAVSTAFKSSNSSVNAQWAREVNVSTILDNGVRTFNPRCHLKFTIPEEMGPPVLFYYHLTNFYQNHRRYVLSFDTDQLKGSKRSISDIRNSDCTPLYGEGDKPYYPCGLIANSMFNDTFTSPKLTNPPGVSGNETWTYLMSNNSGISWDSDKDLYKKTEYSYDEIVPPPNWQKRYPDGYTKDTPPPNLKEWEAFQVWMRTAGLPTFSKLYQRNNTQAMWPGTYDLIVDDHFPTREYKGSKSIIISTRTVIGGRNPFLGIAYVVVGGVCILLGTVFTVTHLIRPRKLGDHTYLSWNNAPGAKSGPSTAVASGRELRPGEA; encoded by the exons ATGGCCGACGAACAACCCCGTGGCATCGACCACACTGATTCCATCGACTCAAATGATGGCCCGAAGCAGccggacaagaagaagagtcgCCGCCCTGCGA ACACTGCCTTTCGACAGCAGCGTCTAAAGGCCTGGCA GCCTATCCTCACACCAAAGACTGTTTTGCCTCTCTTCTTCGCCATTGGAATTATATTCGCTCCCATCGGCGGACTGCTGTTGTACGCGAGCTCTCAG GTTCAAGAGATTCGACTCGACTACACCAACTGCATTGTCGATGCTCCCATTCGTAGTAGAGGTGGAAGCAACTTTACAGCAATGCCTGGCAGCGCCGTCAGCACTGCATTCAAGAGTTCTAACAGTTCCGTGAATGCTCAATGGGCGCGCGAGGTCAACGTCAGCACCATCCTCGACAACGGTGTTAGAACTTTCAACCCTCGATGCCATCTCAAGTTCACCATCCCAGAGGAGATGGGTCCTCCAGTCCTCTTCTACTACCACCTCACCAATTTCTACCAGAATCATCGTCGATACGTTCTCTCCTTCGACACGGACCAGCTCAAGGGTTCAAAGCGATCCATCAGCGATATTCGCAACTCTGATTGCACTCCTCTATATGGAGAGGGAGACAAGCCTTATTATCCCTGTGGTCTCATCGCCAACTCTATGTTTAACGATACCTTCACTAGCCCCAAGCTCACAAACCCCCCAGGCGTCAGTGGCAACGAGACATGGACCTACCTTATGAGCAACAATTCGGGTATCTCATGGGATAGCGACAAGGATCTTTACAAAAAGACTGAGTATAGCTACGATGAAATTGTGCCACCTCCCAACTGGCAGAAACGCTACCCCGATGGATACACCAAAGATACTCCTCCTCCTAACCTCAAAGAATGGGAAGCTTTTCAGGTCTGGATGCGTACGGCGGGTCTTCCCACCTTTAGCAAGCTTTACCAGCGCAACAACACCCAGGCTATGTGGCCAGGAACCTACGACCTTATCGTCGATGACC ATTTCCCGACTCGAGAGTACAAGGGTTCCaagtccatcatcatctctacCCGAACCGTTATCGGAGGACGCAATCCCTTCCTCGGCATCGCCTACGTCGTCGTCGGTGGTGTTTGCATCCTTCTCGGTACTGTCTTTACAGTCACTCATCTTATCCGACCCAG AAAATTGGGTGACCATACTTATCTCTCGTGGAACAACGCCCCTGGTGCCAAGTCTGGTCCCAGTACGGCCGTCGCTTCCGGTCGCGAACTCCGTCCTGGCGAAGCCTAG